One Actinospica robiniae DSM 44927 genomic region harbors:
- a CDS encoding SigE family RNA polymerase sigma factor, which yields MAAGLDFDEFYHGTFHRVVGQVFAMTGSLTEAEDSVQEAYARAWQNWSKISQYEDMETWVRGVAFRVSVSNWRKTVNRFSAHKRGAKPDGDAGLSPDRLAIIIALRQIPADQRQVIVLFHFLDRSVEEISREIGVPAGTVKSRLARGRKALAPHLSEFAETAIAAATSRTASTSAPAVSRKTDPKRTSRKEGAPHV from the coding sequence GTGGCCGCAGGGCTCGACTTTGACGAGTTCTATCACGGGACGTTCCACCGTGTGGTCGGCCAGGTGTTCGCGATGACGGGAAGCCTCACCGAGGCAGAGGACTCGGTGCAGGAAGCCTACGCGCGAGCTTGGCAGAACTGGAGCAAGATAAGCCAATACGAGGACATGGAGACGTGGGTGCGCGGCGTCGCATTCCGCGTCTCGGTCTCCAACTGGCGCAAGACGGTCAACAGATTCAGCGCCCACAAGCGTGGGGCGAAACCCGACGGTGACGCGGGATTGAGCCCGGACCGCCTCGCCATCATCATCGCACTGCGTCAGATCCCGGCCGACCAGCGGCAGGTCATCGTGCTCTTCCACTTCCTCGACCGCTCGGTCGAGGAGATCAGCCGGGAGATCGGGGTGCCCGCGGGCACGGTCAAGTCGCGCCTCGCCCGAGGGCGCAAAGCCCTGGCCCCGCACCTGTCCGAATTCGCGGAGACGGCCATCGCCGCCGCGACGTCGCGCACCGCTTCCACCTCGGCCCCAGCCGTCAGCCGCAAGACCGACCCCAAGCGCACGTCCCGTAAGGAGGGTGCTCCCCATGTCTGA
- a CDS encoding cystathionine beta-synthase, with translation MRYVESVIDLVGDTPLVKLNSVTAGIRATVLAKIEYFNPGGSVKDRIAVRMIEAAERSGQLKPGGTIVEPTSGNTGVGLAMVAQRKGYKCVFVCPDKVSQDKINVLRAYGADVVVCPTAVAPEHPDSYYNVSDRLVRELPDAWKPDQYSNPNNPLSHYHSTGPEVWAQTDGRVTAFVAGVGTGGTISGTGRYLKEVSEGRVKVIGADPEGSVYSGGTGRPYLIEGVGEDFWPACYDPDGTDEVLAVSDKDAFLMTRRLAREEGLLVGGSCGMAVVAALRYAERLTEDDVVVVLLPDSGRGYLSKIFNDDWMADYGFLTQAGHEATVLEVLESKGPALPDLVHVHPHETVALAIETLREYGVSQMPLVKEEPPVMAAEIVGSVVERDLLDALFTGRASLQDPLEEHKSAPLPQVGSGEPISALMSVLEKADAAVVLIEGKPRTVISRQDLLAFLAGR, from the coding sequence ATGCGCTACGTCGAATCCGTGATCGATCTGGTCGGGGACACCCCGCTGGTCAAGTTGAACTCGGTGACCGCGGGTATCCGGGCCACGGTGCTGGCCAAGATCGAGTATTTCAATCCGGGCGGCTCGGTCAAGGACCGGATCGCGGTGCGGATGATCGAGGCCGCCGAACGCAGCGGGCAGCTCAAGCCCGGCGGCACGATCGTCGAGCCCACCAGCGGGAATACCGGGGTGGGGCTGGCCATGGTGGCGCAGCGCAAGGGCTACAAATGTGTGTTCGTATGCCCGGACAAGGTCTCCCAGGACAAGATCAACGTTCTGCGGGCGTACGGCGCGGACGTGGTGGTCTGCCCGACCGCGGTGGCGCCGGAGCACCCTGATTCGTACTACAACGTCTCGGACCGGCTGGTGCGCGAACTGCCCGACGCCTGGAAGCCGGACCAGTATTCGAACCCGAACAATCCGCTCTCGCACTACCACTCCACCGGGCCGGAGGTCTGGGCCCAGACCGACGGACGGGTCACCGCGTTCGTGGCGGGGGTGGGCACCGGCGGCACGATCAGCGGCACCGGGCGCTACCTCAAGGAGGTCTCGGAGGGCCGGGTCAAGGTGATCGGCGCGGATCCGGAGGGCTCGGTCTACTCCGGCGGCACCGGGCGGCCGTACCTGATCGAGGGGGTCGGCGAGGACTTCTGGCCGGCCTGCTACGACCCGGACGGCACGGACGAGGTGCTCGCGGTCTCGGACAAGGACGCGTTCTTGATGACCCGCCGGCTGGCCCGCGAGGAGGGGCTGCTGGTGGGCGGGTCGTGCGGCATGGCCGTGGTCGCGGCGCTGCGTTATGCCGAGCGGCTGACCGAGGACGACGTGGTCGTGGTGCTGCTGCCGGACTCGGGTCGCGGCTACCTCTCCAAGATCTTCAATGACGATTGGATGGCCGACTACGGCTTCCTGACCCAGGCCGGGCACGAGGCCACCGTGCTCGAGGTGCTCGAGAGCAAGGGGCCGGCGCTGCCCGACCTGGTGCACGTCCACCCGCACGAGACGGTGGCGCTGGCGATCGAGACGCTGCGCGAGTACGGCGTGAGCCAGATGCCGCTGGTCAAGGAGGAGCCGCCGGTGATGGCGGCCGAGATCGTGGGTTCGGTGGTCGAGCGCGACCTGCTCGACGCGCTGTTCACCGGCCGGGCCAGCCTTCAGGACCCGCTGGAAGAGCACAAGAGCGCGCCGTTGCCGCAGGTCGGCTCGGGTGAGCCCATCAGTGCACTGATGTCGGTGCTGGAGAAGGCGGACGCGGCGGTGGTGCTGATCGAGGGCAAGCCGCGCACGGTGATCTCCCGGCAGGACCTGCTCGCCTTCCTGGCCGGGCGGTAG
- a CDS encoding acetyl-CoA C-acetyltransferase: MPEAVIVAAARTPIGRAGKGSLKDVRPDDLAVAAVRAALEQVPALDPREIDDLMLGCGLPGGESGFNMARVVATLLGYDFLPATTLTRYCASSLQTTRMALHAIKAGEGDVFISAGVESVSSFVRGSSDSWPDTLNPLFGTAVERTAQRAEAGAGTWSDPRESGELPDIYIAMGQTAENLAQIKGVTRRDMDEFGVRSQNLAEKAIAEGFWAREITPVTAPDGTVVSADDGPRAGVTLEAVEALKPVFRPDGTVTAGNCCPLNDGAAALVIMSDTKARDLGLTPLARIVSTGVTALSPEIMGLGPVEASKQALRRAGMEIGDIDLVEINEAFAAQVIPSYRDLGIDLDRLNVNGGAIAVGHPFGMTGARITTTLINSLRTHDKQFGLETMCVGGGQGMALILERLS, translated from the coding sequence ATGCCTGAAGCCGTCATCGTCGCCGCCGCCCGCACCCCCATCGGCCGGGCCGGCAAAGGTTCGCTCAAGGACGTGCGCCCGGACGACCTCGCCGTCGCCGCCGTGCGCGCCGCGCTCGAGCAGGTCCCCGCACTCGACCCACGCGAGATCGACGACCTGATGCTCGGCTGCGGACTGCCCGGCGGCGAGTCCGGATTCAACATGGCCCGCGTCGTCGCCACGCTGCTCGGCTACGACTTCCTGCCCGCCACGACGCTGACCCGGTACTGCGCCTCGTCCCTGCAGACCACCCGAATGGCCCTGCACGCGATCAAGGCGGGCGAGGGCGACGTGTTCATCAGCGCCGGCGTGGAATCGGTCTCCAGCTTCGTCCGCGGCAGCTCGGACTCCTGGCCCGACACGCTCAACCCGCTGTTCGGCACCGCCGTCGAGCGCACCGCCCAGCGCGCCGAAGCCGGCGCCGGGACCTGGTCCGACCCGCGCGAGAGCGGCGAGCTGCCGGACATCTACATCGCGATGGGCCAGACCGCCGAGAACCTGGCCCAGATCAAGGGCGTCACCCGCCGCGACATGGACGAATTCGGCGTGCGCTCGCAGAACCTGGCCGAGAAGGCGATCGCCGAGGGCTTCTGGGCCCGCGAGATCACCCCGGTCACTGCGCCCGACGGCACGGTCGTGAGCGCCGACGACGGCCCGCGCGCCGGCGTCACGCTCGAAGCGGTCGAGGCGCTCAAGCCCGTCTTCCGCCCCGACGGCACCGTCACCGCGGGCAACTGCTGCCCCCTCAACGACGGCGCCGCCGCCCTGGTGATCATGTCGGACACGAAGGCCCGCGACCTCGGCCTGACCCCGCTCGCCCGGATCGTCTCGACCGGCGTGACCGCCCTGTCCCCCGAGATCATGGGCCTCGGCCCGGTCGAAGCAAGCAAGCAGGCCCTCCGGCGCGCCGGCATGGAGATCGGCGACATCGACCTCGTCGAGATCAACGAGGCCTTCGCCGCCCAGGTCATCCCGTCCTACCGCGACCTCGGCATCGACCTCGACCGCCTGAACGTCAACGGCGGTGCCATCGCCGTCGGCCACCCCTTCGGCATGACCGGCGCCCGCATCACGACGACGCTGATCAACTCGCTGCGCACGCACGACAAGCAGTTCGGCCTGGAGACCATGTGCGTCGGCGGCGGCCAGGGCATGGCGCTGATCCTGGAGCGGCTGAGCTGA
- a CDS encoding winged helix-turn-helix domain-containing protein yields MGTTLTAAEARRAALHAQGLIGAPRSRSVPALLRKLGAIQLDTISVLARSQELVPFARLGAVGRSVVHQAFWEPRGPGSARAFEYWAHAACVLPAEDWPLFAFRRKSYRNRNDTWGMAPRSESVRSVLSRLAVDGPLTTNELGGARKTPGWWDWSEAKQAVEFLLACGEVVCVERRGWRRVYDLPERALPAESLHDELTDRQCHVELVTRAGRALGVATRADLLDYYRLTNVAGFPDVAYEAGLEPVAVEGWGQPAWAAPTALEFLASGGRGRHRTTLLSPFDSLIWERARTERMFGLSHRLEAYVPKAKRVHGYYAMPLLHGGELLGRVDPARERAPGGEVLIARQVSLEKARAVEPMATALREAAAWVGCAGIRVESVVPETLAVPLRRAVGAVEQP; encoded by the coding sequence ATGGGGACTACGCTCACCGCCGCGGAGGCCCGCCGCGCCGCGCTGCATGCTCAAGGCCTGATCGGAGCGCCACGTTCACGCAGCGTGCCTGCTCTGCTACGTAAACTCGGGGCGATTCAGCTCGACACGATCTCGGTGCTGGCCCGCTCGCAGGAGCTTGTGCCGTTCGCCCGGCTCGGGGCGGTCGGCCGTTCGGTGGTGCACCAGGCCTTCTGGGAGCCGCGCGGGCCGGGTTCCGCGCGGGCCTTCGAGTACTGGGCCCACGCGGCTTGCGTCCTACCTGCGGAGGATTGGCCCCTTTTCGCCTTCCGCCGGAAATCGTATCGAAACCGTAACGATACGTGGGGCATGGCGCCGCGGTCGGAGTCGGTCCGGAGCGTGTTGTCGCGGCTGGCCGTGGACGGCCCGCTGACCACCAACGAACTCGGCGGAGCGCGCAAGACGCCGGGCTGGTGGGACTGGTCCGAGGCGAAGCAGGCGGTTGAATTCCTGCTCGCCTGCGGTGAGGTCGTCTGCGTGGAGCGGCGCGGCTGGCGCCGGGTGTACGACCTGCCGGAACGTGCGTTGCCGGCGGAGTCACTGCATGACGAGCTGACGGATCGGCAGTGCCACGTTGAGCTGGTCACGCGGGCCGGCCGGGCGTTGGGCGTGGCCACGCGCGCGGACCTGCTCGACTACTACCGCCTGACGAACGTCGCGGGCTTCCCCGATGTGGCGTACGAGGCGGGGCTCGAGCCGGTGGCGGTGGAGGGTTGGGGCCAGCCGGCCTGGGCCGCGCCCACGGCGCTGGAGTTCCTGGCTTCCGGCGGGCGCGGGCGTCACCGTACGACACTGCTCTCCCCCTTCGATTCGCTGATCTGGGAGCGGGCGCGGACGGAGCGGATGTTCGGGCTGAGCCACCGGTTGGAGGCCTACGTGCCGAAGGCCAAACGGGTGCACGGGTATTACGCCATGCCGCTGTTGCACGGCGGCGAGCTGCTCGGCCGGGTCGATCCGGCGCGTGAGCGGGCCCCTGGGGGCGAGGTTCTGATCGCTCGCCAGGTCTCGCTCGAGAAGGCTCGCGCGGTGGAGCCGATGGCCACGGCGTTGCGGGAGGCGGCGGCGTGGGTCGGCTGCGCGGGGATCCGGGTGGAGAGCGTGGTGCCGGAAACACTCGCGGTACCGTTACGGAGAGCCGTCGGTGCCGTCGAACAGCCATAA
- a CDS encoding DUF4287 domain-containing protein produces MSMHHSDQTHRNLLARIPQVTGRALADWIREVDAGPGLTRFEERVNWLRYEFNLPHSYASAIVHEHDLQKAARAFA; encoded by the coding sequence ATGTCGATGCACCACTCGGACCAAACCCATCGCAACCTGCTCGCCCGCATCCCGCAGGTCACCGGCCGCGCCCTCGCCGACTGGATCCGCGAAGTCGACGCCGGCCCCGGCCTGACCCGCTTCGAGGAGCGCGTCAACTGGCTGCGCTACGAGTTCAACCTCCCCCACAGCTACGCCAGCGCCATCGTCCACGAGCACGACCTGCAAAAGGCGGCCCGAGCCTTCGCCTAG
- a CDS encoding NAD(P)/FAD-dependent oxidoreductase, whose product MTTEAAVRTPAPVSPANIPPRILVIGGGYVGMYTAQRILKNLKRGEAIVTVVDPRSYMTYQPFLPEAAAGSIAPRNIVAPLRRVIKGPNAEVVTGKVVSVDHTRRTARIEPNAGEPYDLGFDQLVVAVGSVPRTLPIPGLAENGIGFKQVEEAISLRNHIIGQIDLADSIKDEALRRKALTFVFVGGGFAGVEAIAEMEDMARDVCKWYNHVEPEDLRFLLVEAADRILPEVGPELGVWTAEELRKRGIQVKMKTFLNSCVDKHVVLSDGTEVDASTIVWTAGVKPNPVVSSLGIPLGPKGHVDAQANLRVTGTEYVWAAGDCAQVPDLSKGAGNWCSPSAQHAVRQAKVLAENIVAALRGKPVQDYVHKHVGSVAGLGIGKGVANVYGTKLRGWPAWFMHRAYHVSRVPTFNRKVRVCMDWALAGFFRREAVSLTAFESPRGEFTEVAVPAPAAVAPAKTEEKAPVAA is encoded by the coding sequence ATGACCACAGAAGCAGCAGTGCGCACCCCTGCCCCCGTATCCCCGGCCAACATCCCGCCGCGCATCCTCGTCATCGGCGGTGGTTACGTCGGTATGTACACGGCGCAGCGGATCCTCAAGAACCTCAAGCGCGGCGAGGCGATCGTCACGGTCGTCGACCCCCGCTCCTACATGACCTACCAGCCGTTCCTGCCCGAGGCCGCGGCCGGCTCCATCGCGCCGCGCAACATCGTCGCGCCGCTGCGCCGGGTCATCAAGGGCCCGAACGCGGAGGTCGTGACCGGCAAGGTGGTCTCCGTGGACCACACCCGCCGCACCGCGCGGATCGAGCCGAACGCCGGCGAGCCCTACGACCTCGGCTTCGACCAGCTCGTGGTCGCCGTCGGCTCCGTGCCGCGCACGCTGCCGATCCCGGGCCTGGCCGAGAACGGCATCGGCTTCAAGCAGGTCGAGGAGGCCATCAGCCTCCGCAACCACATCATCGGCCAGATCGACCTCGCCGACTCCATCAAGGACGAGGCGCTGCGTCGTAAGGCGCTGACGTTCGTCTTCGTCGGCGGCGGTTTCGCCGGCGTCGAGGCCATCGCCGAGATGGAGGACATGGCCCGCGACGTGTGCAAGTGGTACAACCACGTCGAACCCGAAGACCTGCGCTTCCTGCTGGTCGAGGCCGCGGACCGGATCCTGCCCGAGGTCGGCCCCGAGCTCGGCGTGTGGACCGCGGAGGAGCTGCGCAAGCGCGGCATCCAGGTCAAGATGAAGACCTTCCTCAACTCCTGCGTGGACAAGCACGTGGTGCTCTCCGACGGCACCGAGGTGGACGCCTCCACCATCGTGTGGACCGCGGGCGTCAAGCCGAACCCGGTCGTCAGCAGCCTCGGCATCCCGCTCGGCCCGAAGGGCCACGTGGACGCCCAGGCGAACCTGCGCGTGACCGGCACCGAGTACGTCTGGGCCGCCGGCGACTGCGCCCAGGTGCCCGACCTGTCCAAGGGCGCCGGCAACTGGTGCTCCCCGTCCGCGCAGCACGCGGTGCGGCAGGCCAAGGTGCTCGCGGAGAACATCGTCGCGGCGCTGCGCGGCAAGCCCGTCCAGGACTACGTGCACAAGCACGTCGGCTCCGTGGCCGGCCTCGGCATCGGCAAGGGCGTGGCGAACGTCTACGGCACGAAGCTGCGCGGCTGGCCGGCCTGGTTCATGCACCGGGCCTACCACGTCAGCCGGGTCCCCACCTTCAACCGCAAGGTGCGGGTGTGCATGGACTGGGCGCTGGCCGGCTTCTTCCGTCGTGAGGCCGTGTCCCTGACCGCGTTCGAGAGCCCGCGCGGCGAGTTCACCGAGGTGGCCGTCCCCGCCCCGGCCGCCGTCGCCCCGGCGAAGACCGAGGAGAAGGCGCCCGTCGCCGCCTGA
- a CDS encoding tyrosine-type recombinase/integrase, translating to MAQEGPCHALQAAQEALPGPCRDGCQFHAQHCPKGLGGAWAFKFKEPRGAKARTLALPAPLVRELRAHWRKQKKQREAAGEAWEDWDLCFPNSLGKPMEPRDDWADWKWLIKAAGVRDARLHDARHTAATLLLEQGVDISVVQEILGHSTLAVTKRYTHVTTRLTQDAAARMERALWT from the coding sequence GTGGCACAAGAAGGCCCGTGCCACGCCCTACAAGCGGCACAAGAAGCGCTGCCCGGTCCGTGTCGGGACGGCTGCCAGTTCCACGCGCAGCACTGCCCGAAGGGGCTTGGCGGGGCGTGGGCGTTCAAGTTCAAGGAGCCGAGGGGCGCGAAGGCGCGCACGCTGGCGCTGCCCGCACCGCTGGTCCGTGAGCTCAGAGCGCACTGGCGCAAGCAGAAGAAGCAGCGGGAGGCGGCCGGCGAGGCGTGGGAGGACTGGGATCTGTGCTTCCCCAACTCCCTGGGCAAGCCGATGGAGCCGCGCGACGACTGGGCGGACTGGAAGTGGCTTATCAAGGCTGCAGGCGTCCGAGACGCGCGGCTCCACGACGCGCGCCACACTGCGGCGACACTGCTGCTCGAACAGGGCGTCGATATCAGCGTCGTCCAAGAGATCCTCGGCCATTCCACCTTGGCCGTGACGAAGCGCTATACGCACGTGACGACCCGGCTCACTCAGGACGCCGCCGCGCGCATGGAACGGGCTCTGTGGACGTAG
- a CDS encoding DUF4232 domain-containing protein — translation MSERFDDFVDGLVERASASSAPGPDLARKRAKQRRNRQRLAASTLSLALLGGAGGIAAANLGSVSGNPAPTAHNGTSITPVTSAPASPRPSATATTATPTAGPSTGSSSATSSNSVSSLTPGVYEAGNWFDPSDAPWASSSIRWEPVTELNGPWIGGYVAEVKSSDAGSDNENFFGDGCEVRSLSSGLTATEYEYYTGYDNNAFLNDADTAIAAGMTHLVYFYPDATSADSAWNEIQAQFSACATAETKVNPTTGGDQTGATTQTTHANADQCWSNVVTPANNPKGGGSLDHVCFVRQGNVIAAVDLAVNFSKSAYVSTVAFGSLDTTLLQDIDAGLGGSLHTGSAPVCGTGKVSVAYGPSGKYSSNGAPYRVLVLTNTSGSACTVEGYARVSLVNASGKVVDTAEDGLADPNDSKVYSDSQLTLAPGATASAILSWDSDSSGGTCDHAGVSSVAVAAPYSGTTRTVGTLTDDCGRPVITPLQRGTVTP, via the coding sequence ATGTCTGAGCGTTTCGATGACTTCGTGGACGGCCTGGTGGAGCGGGCCTCCGCGAGCTCCGCGCCGGGGCCGGATCTCGCCCGCAAGCGGGCCAAGCAGCGCCGCAACCGCCAGCGCCTGGCCGCTTCCACGCTCTCCCTCGCACTGCTCGGCGGCGCCGGCGGCATCGCCGCCGCGAACCTGGGCAGCGTCAGCGGAAACCCGGCCCCGACCGCGCACAACGGCACCTCGATCACCCCGGTCACCTCGGCGCCCGCGTCGCCCCGGCCGAGCGCCACGGCTACCACGGCCACGCCGACCGCGGGCCCCAGCACCGGCTCAAGCAGCGCGACGAGCTCGAACTCTGTCTCGTCGCTGACCCCCGGGGTCTACGAGGCGGGCAACTGGTTCGACCCCTCTGACGCGCCGTGGGCCTCCTCGTCGATCAGGTGGGAGCCCGTGACCGAGCTGAACGGCCCGTGGATCGGTGGGTACGTCGCGGAAGTGAAGTCCTCCGACGCCGGCTCCGACAACGAGAACTTCTTCGGAGACGGGTGCGAGGTCCGAAGCCTGTCCAGCGGATTGACCGCCACCGAGTACGAGTACTACACGGGCTACGACAACAACGCCTTTCTGAATGACGCCGACACTGCCATCGCGGCCGGCATGACCCACCTGGTGTACTTCTATCCGGACGCGACGTCCGCGGATTCCGCCTGGAACGAGATCCAGGCACAGTTCTCCGCCTGCGCCACAGCGGAGACCAAAGTGAACCCGACGACGGGTGGCGACCAGACCGGAGCCACCACCCAGACGACTCACGCCAACGCCGACCAGTGCTGGTCGAACGTCGTCACGCCCGCCAACAACCCCAAGGGTGGCGGATCGCTGGACCATGTCTGCTTCGTCCGGCAGGGCAACGTAATCGCGGCCGTGGACCTGGCGGTGAACTTCAGCAAGTCCGCATACGTCTCCACCGTCGCTTTCGGATCTCTCGACACGACTCTGCTCCAGGACATCGATGCGGGCCTCGGCGGAAGCCTTCACACCGGTAGCGCCCCCGTGTGCGGCACGGGCAAGGTCAGCGTGGCCTACGGACCGAGCGGCAAGTACAGCTCGAACGGTGCTCCCTACCGCGTCCTCGTTCTGACCAACACGAGCGGTTCTGCCTGCACGGTGGAGGGATACGCGAGAGTCTCCCTGGTGAATGCCTCGGGCAAGGTCGTGGACACCGCAGAGGACGGGCTTGCGGATCCCAACGACTCGAAGGTCTACTCCGACAGCCAGCTCACCCTGGCTCCCGGCGCCACCGCCTCGGCCATCCTGTCCTGGGACAGCGACTCCAGCGGCGGAACGTGCGATCATGCCGGCGTGAGTTCGGTCGCCGTGGCGGCCCCCTACTCAGGCACCACGAGGACAGTAGGCACGCTGACCGACGACTGCGGCAGGCCAGTCATCACCCCGCTGCAGCGGGGGACGGTCACCCCGTAG
- a CDS encoding SGNH/GDSL hydrolase family protein has protein sequence MGVSPRKAAAAALVSGGGLTVLTGASIGLVVAEAKLARKAIGRAEQIPPRADGLFGAHLAWAAERPLRFAMLGDSTAAGYGVELPQETPGALLAGALVAHTGRPVLLANLARVGARSDSLAEQVDGVLADEEHVPQLAAIMIGANDITHRAPIAEAAAALGEAVERLRAAGCEVVVGTCPDLGTIRPVQPPLRWLARHWSRKLALLQSQAVTAAGGCSVPIGALLGPEFASRAELFGPDRFHPSAEGYATAVSALLPTLASAAWRLTPRTAIGLAVVESPQVPPEASAPAAVPPAALDAVPSAVPSADPADVAPVEAADVPEGGTIPLVRPAPAHPGFPRPSLTDR, from the coding sequence ATGGGCGTATCACCGCGTAAGGCGGCCGCCGCGGCTCTGGTGAGCGGCGGCGGGCTGACGGTACTGACCGGCGCCTCGATCGGCCTCGTGGTGGCCGAGGCGAAACTCGCGCGCAAGGCGATCGGCCGGGCCGAGCAGATCCCACCCCGGGCCGACGGCCTTTTCGGAGCCCACCTGGCCTGGGCCGCGGAGCGCCCGCTCCGCTTCGCCATGCTCGGAGACTCGACCGCGGCCGGCTACGGCGTCGAACTGCCGCAGGAGACCCCGGGAGCGCTGCTGGCCGGCGCCCTGGTGGCGCACACCGGCCGACCCGTGCTGCTGGCCAACCTCGCCCGAGTCGGTGCCCGCTCGGACAGCCTGGCCGAGCAGGTCGACGGCGTACTCGCGGACGAGGAGCACGTCCCGCAGCTGGCCGCGATCATGATCGGCGCGAACGACATCACCCACCGCGCTCCGATCGCCGAGGCCGCGGCCGCGCTCGGCGAGGCGGTCGAGCGCCTGCGCGCGGCGGGCTGTGAGGTGGTGGTGGGCACCTGCCCCGACCTCGGCACGATCCGCCCGGTGCAGCCCCCGCTGCGCTGGCTCGCCCGGCACTGGAGCCGCAAGCTCGCGCTGCTGCAGAGCCAGGCCGTGACCGCGGCCGGCGGCTGCTCGGTGCCGATCGGCGCGCTGCTCGGCCCCGAGTTCGCCAGCCGCGCCGAGCTGTTCGGCCCGGACCGGTTCCACCCCTCCGCCGAGGGCTACGCCACCGCCGTATCGGCCCTGCTGCCGACCCTGGCCTCGGCGGCCTGGCGGCTGACGCCGCGCACCGCGATCGGACTGGCCGTGGTCGAGTCGCCGCAGGTGCCGCCCGAGGCGAGCGCCCCCGCGGCCGTGCCGCCGGCCGCGCTGGACGCGGTGCCCTCCGCCGTCCCGTCCGCGGACCCGGCCGACGTCGCGCCCGTCGAGGCCGCCGACGTCCCCGAAGGCGGCACCATCCCCCTGGTCCGCCCCGCCCCGGCCCATCCCGGCTTCCCCCGCCCCTCTCTTACCGACCGGTAA
- a CDS encoding SanA/YdcF family protein has product MPTPRSLRTGLGVVRRFFRRGSKAFAKAFSLRTLPGRRRSFQALSIATILLFVPIVYVRAVADTYVYSAADVPVEPVGIVFGAGVQGDQPTGYLTGRLNLALQLWHAGKFKVFLVTGDNSTPTYNEPKAMRDYLEAHGVPSDVIVLDYAGFDTWESCDRAKRIFGVDHAILISQGFHVPRAAYLCRAAGIEAYGVGDPNGLSEGPESQWIQDNLREVAASFNAVYQATIQPDPKFLGPQDDGVAQALQNSAK; this is encoded by the coding sequence ATGCCAACGCCCCGTTCCCTGCGAACGGGGCTTGGTGTTGTCCGGAGGTTTTTCCGGCGCGGCAGCAAGGCGTTCGCGAAGGCATTCAGCCTTCGTACACTCCCCGGCCGGCGCCGCTCGTTCCAAGCGCTGTCGATCGCGACGATCCTGCTGTTCGTCCCGATCGTCTACGTCCGAGCCGTGGCCGACACGTACGTCTACTCGGCGGCGGACGTGCCCGTGGAACCGGTCGGCATCGTCTTCGGCGCGGGCGTGCAAGGCGACCAGCCCACCGGCTACCTGACCGGTCGCCTGAACCTCGCACTGCAGCTGTGGCACGCGGGCAAATTCAAGGTCTTCCTCGTCACTGGCGACAACTCGACGCCGACGTACAACGAGCCGAAGGCGATGCGCGACTACCTCGAAGCGCACGGCGTCCCGTCCGATGTCATCGTGCTCGACTACGCCGGCTTCGACACCTGGGAAAGCTGCGACCGAGCCAAGCGGATTTTCGGCGTCGACCACGCAATCCTGATCAGCCAAGGCTTCCACGTCCCCCGCGCCGCGTACCTCTGCCGCGCCGCCGGCATCGAAGCGTACGGCGTGGGCGACCCGAACGGGCTGAGTGAGGGTCCTGAGAGCCAGTGGATCCAGGACAACCTGCGTGAGGTGGCGGCGTCGTTCAACGCCGTCTACCAGGCCACGATCCAGCCGGATCCGAAGTTCCTCGGGCCGCAGGACGACGGGGTCGCGCAAGCGCTGCAGAATTCTGCGAAGTAG